A stretch of DNA from Plodia interpunctella isolate USDA-ARS_2022_Savannah chromosome 11, ilPloInte3.2, whole genome shotgun sequence:
CACATCAGAACATATCAAAAGAGGTAACATTTCCTATTTATTTCCTCATTTTGttcacatacatattttatttggtacttgcaaaatatttatcaaagtaaCGTGTTAGAACCAAGTGGTGGTCTGTGAAAACTACattgttatacaaaattatgtgcCATGAGCAGGGTTCGAACCTTTTCGATTGCAGGTGACTTAACCACCGGACCATCACAGGACCGACTCAACACCAGAGACATCATGCATGGGCTCAGATACTTTATCTGAGGATGATCTCAAAGACATAACATTAGGGCAATTATTTCTGCAAAAGGGAGTTAAGGGGTCACCGTGAACCAGACTGTTGACCCATTTCCCCGAGGCCCTTTTTTTGAAGAAAGGTGTGATGGGTCCCAGAATGGCAGAGAGGACAGATCACCCGTCCAGTGTTTGCGCTGAGGTCCCCAAccaggaaataataataataataaccactGGGCCATCACTGCTTCATTCTGGCAATGAACATTGTGAGAGGAGTTGTTTaccttttttgtatttcttatgtgcttaagttattttaaacaaagaaacTTTACCTGTGGGAGAGATGTGCCATTGTTTGACACATTTTGCTGTAGTTTGGTGACAGGCATCTGCCCACTGGTGGTCACAAAGTGAGTCCCAGCGGTGCCCACCGTTGAGAATGCTGCAAAGTTCATGTCTGTGTCTTCTTCGCTGTGGATTTGACAGTGGCCTTTTAATGTGGTTGTATAATACTTTTAGATGGAACATTtttgctttatatttttttttaaatttaataaaatactgagATTTGAATGGTATCTTTGTTTTAAGAAGGtctttgatattattttgatcAGATAAAATTGTAGTTATTCTACTGctctgtaataaataaaccatgTAGAATAAAATTCCCTGtgacttatataatttttaattcccTAAAGGTGTATTTTGgctttagaattattttttatggtaaGTACATGCTGaagtaataataacattgGTGGTACTTTCCCATAAATGGCAAAGGAAAGTTGTTAAACCTCTTTTAGCAACTGTTGCACAACAGTGAAAGTAGGATGTAACTTGTTATTTCTATAAGGATAACTAGTAGAAAAGTTctcaaatatagttttttataatgtttataaaatccTAACTATGAAAATGACCACagccatatttatatttgttgtcaaagttgtatatagatttaattaaaattaatttattatgttatgtatgAACTTTGAAGAGGGTTCAttacataacaaaacaatgtttaaTGTAGCCATACAGCTCCATGCTACTCAAGCATTTTCTCTCATAACAATCGCAATGAAAGTGGAGAAAACTTAAAACACCAACAACCAGGTAGAAATGCCAAATAGCATACCAAGAGGTATCCTCTCTTGTGGGCATATTCTGCATGTCGCACATGGTGACACCCTCCACTGCGCCGGCGGCgggaggaaaataaaaaaaatcgtccCACTCAACTCATTCACGAAACACCCGCGGTATCCCCACGTCTCCCTTCCCCACCGCGCCTCTCGGGACTACACTGGGAGAATGGTAGGGCACATACTACTGCCGACCACCAAAGACTACACAGcactaaaattaattcagtGAGAGGCAAGATGATCGCCTGCAACTACTAATAAGAAAGTAGGCTAAAGAAAGTTTTTTATGCAGACAAGATAGTCAACCGGCGAGCTGGTTATACACACTGCCAGACAATTGGACTGTGTGTATGTGCTCTAACGTGATTCTCACTTTCTCTTTAGTGTACTTTCACAAGACACACGCTGAAGTGTGGTTGTGGTTCAGTGGCTGTATGGAGCTGGTTGAGTAACTGCTTTATGGAGCGCAAATTATTGGcaaatttttactaattttggatttaatgatttgattaaatattaaataaatataagaaacttATGCTATATGTAACTTATTTGGattgaatttgtatatatgtgacttattttattttttttattggtaatTGACTATTCCTAGGAATAGCTTATATgccctaatatatatatatattttatattattaattattacaatatgatgtttatttttttaaacaccatATTCTAAGATAagatttctaataaaataagatttttttatcaaataattattatgtttaaaaaaattaggaattcataaattttaaacacaatGCAATATTTAACTGCATCGTCACCTTGGAATTCCTAACAAACTGAAAGTTTGGGAATGAGGTCATCAAGCTAAATGCTGCTGACCTCTTAGTGTTTGCAATGCCCAATAGAACTTTTGATGAAATGATAACCATGAAATAGGTTgctataagatatttttatagtaatctagatattgtatatttataaactataatatCATCAGCATCATAGTGCTCTCTTTTAGAACAAAAGTTCAATGTGAGCCAAGACAAAGGAGTGCCAACAAAACATGGCCGTATATTTTGCATTACGCAATTACGTATTATGGCAATAAATACCTAGATGTGGAGTagaaatttaattcataaatttgcGAAGGTAGACATGGCCGTAGGCGGATCCAACCAGACAGACAATGAAGGTTGTTCACCCCTACCAGTCCTTTTGCCCCGCTGAGCGGTCATCAAGCGCGTCGCGACGCATCCCCACCAAGGTGCAAGATCCCCTCCATATATTTTACACCAAATCACTCCCGCTCCCGACCCGACTCCTTCCTCTCCTCCACCGCCAGGAAAATCGCGAGAGGAGGGGTGGCACGCGGCCCTCACGGCACTCTCGAGCCTCAGACTCGGCACTCAGCTCGCCACGCGCCCATATAACGGTAAAACGGAGTACCGCTTCAGTAAATAAGGTCATGGATATTACACGCACgtaaacaaatcaataaataaaacacataccTGACCAATTATATATCCACATCTACACCAAATAGATTTAACAACACatcaaaagaaattataaatttccataatttataaatcacCACGATAACGTTACACCTTCCCTTCTCTtttcacatttacaaaatggaaTCCGCCATTGTTGTTTagatagtaataatttttgtcatCAGATGGCGCACATTGCGACCAATCAGATTggttaattttgacatttcaattcaatgaatgaatgacgCAGACagataataacaaaaactccttccataatttaatttatttttaatcaataaatagaCTGAATACACACTATCAagcatacaaataaaaataacattaggTACACAAGACATACATTTAAGAACTAAATCTAAAACGGAAATTGTTGACCAGATCTTTGTATTCTTTCTAAATGCAATTcaaacaacaatttattttcataaaaataattgctctCTGAAGAATTAACACCAGGATCATAACTAGGTCTCCTTTCTGAATCTGATGAAGAGCTATGAGGTGAGGAAATACCATTCTCCGTAGCTATTCCATTCAGTCTTGTATCTTGGCTTTGTGCTACTGATGTACTTGCAAGGTTATTGTTTATATGCAAATTGTTAATTCTTTTTGATAATGGCATAAATTCACACGTGTCATCTTCTCGAGACCTTTtcctagaaaaaaaatcacacgaataaaataaagaatgctATCATACCTTATGAAATCaaagaaaattactaaaaaattCTATGAACCTATTTTCTGTCATTGTTCTGTAGGTATAATTTGCATTGCAGCCAATGAAAGGATTGAAATGAACAGTATAATCTTTCTCAAAAttcatttgatattaaaatctcACAATCATAGGATCAAAAACGTAAAAACACAGAATCAATGTGAGAATTTCTTGTTTGAATGATTTTGACGCGCAATTGACAGTTGTCAGTTTTGACAGAAGCTCAGCTGCTGTTTAGTGTTACCTGCTTCTACTTATACTGTGTtaccaaagaaaaaatattgttttctcattcattttatgaaaaaaataaatatgtcagttcaaaacatttatgcatggaattagtaggtactcggAAGTACGTATTAAATCCATGcatttgtgtaatttatataatagaacTATAAAAAACAGCATGGAAAAAGGAACGTTGATTTCATGAACAATTGATAGAGCACTTTGGCTAGATGTCGCGTGTGTCTTGATTGAGTTTCCTAATATGTTTTCTTCTCCTGTAATAGATGGCGTCAGTAGCCCATAAAACCCGCTGTCTACGGTTAACCGATTACGAAAGGAATTACTTATTTGATGTTAGCATTATCGACAAGTTCGCCCCCGAGTGTACTTTTATTCTATCATAAGGTATCATGCTGAACTAAATTTCGCACACTAGAAGCGTTTTTTTCGTAGACAATATCCTGTCTTATGCCAGCTgtacactatcgccgaactctaAGAACGtatacattgcgtagtttgtgagttttttattatctcaagGAAAACCAATGTAAATGGAAATCGCCTAAATTCGGGGAACATTTCCTAACTAATCGTCAAACGTAGCACCTGCTTACCTGCTGGATTAAGAGCCGAGGTCCATTGTCTGTCGTACTACTCCTTCACGTTGACAGACAGCGCACAAATTGAATGGAGATACGACGTACGTCAAATCACGCCAGTGTCAAAATCTATAGAAAATATCGGAGTTGCAAAgtgctgcgtcgtcgcaacggaacacgactgagcaatggggcatggctcttacTTGTAAAACCTTGTATACCATGATGTAAGTAATGACAAATCACTTATAAACAGTAAGTAAAACCCCTGTATTGTCGAGTTGGTTGCACATATTCCTGTGATTGCATCCTAATACGTAGCTCCATCTGCCAACGTAAGTACGTACTATGTCTACAAATACACCATGTAAGGCTCGAAGCTGGTCGGACGACCACAGCGACCATAAAAAGGCAACTTGCAGCGTTTCATTGCATGCTGTTTATGGCTATTGAGACCAGCTGCTCTCCACAAACCATATCGTTTGTTTAATAACatagaaacataataataatgctcTCTGCTCTTTGCGcttaaataaaaccataaattttcaagattcgGTTGTGAGTCGACAATCGGCTGTCTGCCTGACGTCTacccttcttgggaatgctattgttgcatATCACCTGCCTAGATCCCTTAGTCGCGTCGTACATCCATgggtggtcctattctaaggccaCACGTCGCCGAATAATAATGCTGATCTGTCCTAAATCCAATATCACTCATTGATATtaggtgtaatttatttttgtatgttctGTAGTTACCTATCAGCCCTAAAAGAACGTAGAGCATTGGTCCATGAACACATGCTTACCCGCTCGGATGCTTGGCGCTCTGGTTTTCACCTTATATGGCTACTGAATCTACCCGATATGTCCAACCAAGCAGCTAACTCTCAAATGGAGTTTCTatcaatattgttaaaaatgtaacaaaatgaTTTTTCCCAATGGTAAGAAACGGAGAACTCCTTCACTTAGCTTGCCAAAACAGTGTAACGGTAGCTAGGTgatatgctcgaccgccacaaagaaaagatcttcccgccaggctagaaGAACCGCACGGATCCAACCacggaataataaactatattttttatatttcgacATGGTTTCAACGGAGCCATGTATGTCGGAgtttgtgcatgtggcgtggtagatgtcgccacactAATacatatctaataaaatatacctcgaccttcttcaggaattactatctattggtgtcgaccgcatgaaaatccgtgcagtagtttttgagtttatctcgaatagacagacgcgttagaggactttgttttataaaatagtaggTAAGGAAAGTATTTAAGGAAAAGCGAAATATTCATACttagttgttttaaattcaaacCCACAATGTTATTTTAGTATATCCTTTTATAAGCTTTGCCTAGTTTTCATGACAATGCAGGAATTAAATTATCGTAAGTACGAATTAAAATCTCCAATCCCTCTGAAATCAATTTCTTGTTGATACCCACATAAAGAGATGAAGTTTATCAAATTTCTATCTAAGAATACGCTTTAAGTACTTGTATTTACAAAACACAGatacttatgtatagtaatttctcagtAAAAACTGGCAAAcgatgataatattttaattttgcaattGAATTCCAAATGGTTCTAAGCTAATAGAAACCGCCGCACCTCCCATTGTTATAAAAAGGCGTGGGAATAGGCGTGATCCGAATAACCTAATTTTAGGGCCATCGATAGCCATCCAACTGGAACAAACGCCCAACCTATGTCCAATGTTACCTATATTAAACATAGGTTGGCCGTTTCTCCCTTTTTACATGTACTTCACGACATACTATCCTactattgtaaatgcgaagtttgtgaggatgtaggtGTGtgcgtatgtttgttactctttcacgcgaaatctactgtacggattgttatgacatttggtacgcgggtagaataaaacctggaatacacatagggtactttatatCCCGACATTCctacaggagcgaagccccggggcacagctaCTAGTATATaagaactaaatttaaaatttaagatacCGCCCGATATGTAAActctattaaattttctttcaaataaaaaaagaataccaaaatcggttcaaccgttCAGGTGCTTCGATCGATGCcaggacagacatacagatacacagacacgttaaacgaATAACTCCCCTCATTCTGTCGTCGGTGGTTAAATACAAAGTTGCTTCCcactgtctgtttgtcttcCCTATGTATCTTCAAACCTAATCTGTCAttagtaaaaatgttgccTCCTCGGGgatggaattttcaaaatctatgtATCttgaacggattttgatgcgggctttttaatagatagaatgattcaagaggaagatTCAGgtgtatagtaatttatttatggtgtTATTCGCGCGAAGTCGGGACCTGCCGCTAGAATGTTATAAGCTGCTGTGATAATAATCTAGACAGTTTTCCAAGTACTACACGTGTGTACAGACTAACTGTACCAAGTACTAAATgtacgctcaacggctgaggaagaaaccgtgTATACACTCAGATGAAAGACTGTGATGGATGACAGACATCTcattaaatctaattaaaacatttcgaGACGTGATGCTACATTCTAGCGGGGTTAATAAACTTCCTAAAATGTGGATGATCAATGCTTTCGCGATCGAGTATCATCACGCTTTCTCTGTGCACCTCACTTTCACGGTAGTTAATGAGAACCAACTCGCAAACATACGGATAATCGGATGTAACGCCATTGTGGCTTGGGAAAATATAACAGACAGATCTTACATTGTCGGAATTCAGAATGttacttctttcttttcgagtgtgttaattgctaacactggtgtcagattttattcgagtcgtctaaaggcatctgacatgacttctacgactacctaccgcgtctagtggcaagtaatcgcataaACACTAGTGAACTCAAACTgccaaccagtgtgcaagtttcctcacgatgttttccttcagaAAACTaccatacatgagtcagattgatatataaacttttgtgGCTCatgtaggattcaaacctgggacctttcgcaGCCACAGACTATCTTAACCATCTACTTGGCTACAACCGCTTCTAAAATTTTACTACGcacaagaaagaaaaagattgCGTAagatttcttattattattactgattcattttagaaaatatagaaagatGAAAGATGACCCGCGTCTCCTTTCTACTTTTTACCACTACCATTGCGCATTGgcacatatataaaaatggatGTCCAAGCCAGAACTTCTTGGGTCAGTCGACTCCTCTGCTAGACATTTTGTaggaaatatttaacataacaGTCACATCCGCGTGTAACTAACATCGTTTCTGATAATGCTAAATCGATATAATACAGCGAAATAATGTCATCATGATAAACTGATTTGTCGCCGTTTCCAGAGAAAGTTGAATCGTCAACAGGACAAATTATGTCTATACTTACACAGTTTTTGCAGGGTTTggtattatattgatttaggTATGTATAACAGTTTCATCTGAAAGGAAAATCTGAAATGTAGACTAGCCGATAAGTGTCGCAAGTTTATTTCAGTTTGTGCACTTGAGTAATATCACCTGCttgattaaattcaaaaagtcCCAACTACCAAGTGGCTATCTAGCCAAAACAAAATAGCTATCTAGCCATTTTGTTTAGATAGAAGGCTATATTATCATATCAGGTCATGTATAAAAATCCATGGAAATAAGAATCATCATTAGAATCAAAGATCATATTTGTCTTGTCTTTGATTTGTCTGTCTACAATATGATTGAAATCTGAAGTTTTGCATCTCCTGGCTCTGTCTACTACGTAAGCTTTGATATCGAATAGGCGACAACAACATTTCCAAAATGGGTTGTCGTCATTTCATAAAATGAGAACGGAATCTTCAAAACTGAAAGGTTGATTTTTACGCGGACACCAAGATACAGAAACAGTACGACGCAAAGATGAAAgagaaattcaattcaattcatacTGCATTTTTTGCGACAGGAACTTAAAAGTAGTCTGGGGATTGAACTTGTCTTTCTCAAAATAGAATGAACTACTGatgtaagaaatataataaatgatgcCATCATTATTTTCGTCGACGTCATTGAGTCGTTATCCGTCAGTTTACATTTACGTGGCGGCGCCGTGATGTAATCATTACGTTGATATATAACGTCGAGAATTCAAACGAACGGTCGCTTCGAAGGTCAACCTGGTATCTTCGATCTTAAAGATCTTGTTATGACTCCTCTACGCATCGTCAGATGGCAAAGCTTAGCGTTGCCTTGGATTGATACAAAGCTCGTGCATAGCTCACATTCAAAACTGAGTAATGTACGTTGAAAGACCATGATTTTGGCTCTGATGTtggtaactattattattaaatattggtATATTTGTGATGTAAAGATGCTATTAGGGCTGCCTGGTTGTTACGTGATGAAgaagtcatttttttattagagcgAGAAACTGTTCCTTTTAAATAAGTGTACCTAATATATCTGCCGCAGGTTACGCTTGCTTCAAGATTTCCACCATTCATGTTTCAAATAAGAATTGTTGCGTTAATCTGCGATTAAATCGTAATATGCAATTATGCAGTTTGGCAACCGTGagtgataatattattgagtatatacataatatactttcGCCGTCAAAACAGGttccaatattaattaattagattataattaaatacattagaaagcattattttgaatttaaaaaaatattttacgtacctatatattgaatgtttgaaattatttacaatattagaaaGATTATACGAAATACTTTCAAATGTTTATGGATGTAGGATcgttagtaaaataataaatcatttctttCTTCTAAGTGGGTAATTCTTTTGCAAGTTCCCCATTCGAAGGACCAATTGATAGTTATCGTTTTCTATGATTCTCTCGGGTACTCTTCTTTTGTGTTTGAGGGGTCCAAGACTCACGACCAATATTAAGAATTACTTACcattatgttattttcattatcagTCATCAATAAGATAAGAATGATACGATATAAAATTAGAACCTAAGCAAATTCCAAATCCGTTACAGCCGTTGTGCttcgaatttaaaatgtaacggATGATGCGCATGCGAGGAATCAAGTTTGTAACTTTGGCCAAAATTCACATACCAACATTTTATAGTAATCTTTTTAGCTTATATCTTAAGATACCTTTTGGTCTAGCAGAGGGCCATCCGCCCAGAATGTACATTAGGTCAAAGACTTTTAtgccatttattttttcggaaGTCCTCGTTATCTTTTTAGATGCCACATTGAGTCGAGttcttaaaattgttaatgGTTTCGTTAGAATTAAATATTCCATAAGTCTTAGATCACTATATCAGACTCATTACGAGTATtccaaatttatattcaatcaCATACGTCTAACTCAGATGATCACCGAATGCAAATGCAAATCAAGAACATGGATTCACAACGAAGTTTAGGAGACATTGAGAAATTAATCTAGTTTCTTccatcaatattattaaaaggtACAACACGCACATACACAGTACTACAATACAAACTATACCTAATCACACGATCGAGACAGAGCAATATTATCTCTACTCAAGATAGTATTGAAAAGCAGTTTTTTCATCTGTATGGAAACCTGTATTATGGCACACCATTGTGATTTTTTGTGACCAGCAGCGTGGGATTAAAACGATTGGCAAATGTGGGCCATTCGTTCGTGTATGTATCGGTAGAAATGTTCTTAATGGAGGAAAGCAGAGAGAGTAATTAAGTGTAGCAAGATATCCAACGTATCTTTTCGCTCAATGAGCAATGCTGATTGGTTTTAATAACAGCATTTAAAAATTCGCATTAGCGAAAGATTCTTTGCAGTTTTCTACGATAGGCCAGTTTTGTGTTCGATGCTTTCACTGCATTATCGTCTTATGTTACCTATTATtagagtaaaaatatttattttattacttagtccttccatattcataatttattctataatttCAACTTCAGCTCATACTTAGAAACCTGTCACAGAGTTTTCATATGCTTTATTACATCCTTGGAAGTGAGCAGTTTATAATTCATCGTTATCAGAAGACCACATGGTAAGACGATGAGCTCATAATTTGTTTCGGTTGGATTTATAATCACAGCTCGCGGTTCATTGCAAACCGGAACAATCAATGTTGTTTTTAACTGGGCCATGACTTCAGACTTCAGACTTTTGTCGCTATGTTCTTGTACAGTAATTGCCttgatatatattgatatgattaaacattattatgcCAATACCGAgtttatcaatttgttttttttattttttagtgataatatttactaaaaatgcGAATACCCTTGAGGTAACTAGTTTTATCTGATTAGGTACCTTAGTATCGTTAgttgtttctttttcatcCTCTAAGGATCTCCATTGACGTAGCCTCTCTTGCAAGTGGAATTCCTTCCATTAATCTTATCTCTTCATAACTAATTGATTCACTTTTTGATAGTGACGAAACGACACCACCTATTTTTTCCTTATATTTACTTGAACTCTGTCTGTGTCAGACCTCCCTCCCTTTCTTCCACTTTTCCTCCTATGATGTGACTAAAGAAGGCATCGTATTCTATCATTTTCCCTCTACCTGGTTGGTTGGTTTATGTTTAGGAGTTATAATTTTGGTGTTCGATTATTTCGGTGatgtatttaattgtttaagatttggacaaataaaaacagaagtGTATCCGCAACATGATTCGTCAGAAAGTGTACAGATATGCATTCCTCACACATATAACGTTTTGGtggttactttttaaaatcaatttgtaaATGTGCTGGGCCCCAACATGTCAACCCACAACTTACTTATTTGGACCGTTTCGTAAGGCGGCTTGGCATTTGGGCCAAGTCCAAATGCTTTGTAACTAATATGGGTTCATATCGGTTTCTGTGCTTTATGTTGGCGTATCTGTCAGAACTGTATTAAGCTGTCACACAATGACATCTGTGTCATCTTATagacatacaaacacaaaaaagcAAGTGGCAAGCAGTGGAGAAGAAATTGGCACAttatatgtttctttttcGCTCCCAGACCAGCTCGTAAGACTGTTGTCGCAAATTAATGCACAAGGCAATGAATGTATGAACATTCGCCAATGCACGTCTGCCTTGACACAGCTTACTTCCTTCCTTCCGCCAGATGCTTGCACTTGGCCCCTGCTTTTTTACCCAATTGCCCAAAAAAGGATGTTTTCACAGTGCATGTTGTTAAAAGTTTGAGTTTATTTGATCTCCCGTAAAACGCCTAAACATTATCGTATCATGTTTCCATTTGTACATTCAGATTCTATTCCTTCAAACAGACTATAGACTTGATGGAATCTGACATTAGTGTTAGCAATATCCCAAAAGACGAAGAATTTAATCAAACTATTTTTTCCCTATTTTTTCCCTATTTTTTACGTGTTTTAGCATGTTTGTTcgaaaataggtaggtactcacGGATGCCTACTTTCGCAAAGTATTTTGACGGCTTTCACTATCAGTTAGATTCTAAACTCTAAACAATGAATAGCATGTTCTATATTTCGCCTCGTTTCCACTAATACTTTGGGATTTTTATGAAGGTAAATGCGTTCCTTCCTATTAGATATGCGTATGTTTTGATGATgctgtgttatttttaatgaccATCAATGTTTATTGACTCGTGTCGGTAATATATGcagttaattatttaaattttccttgTTTTCGTGTAGTTTGCAGAATAATTATCCCCATGTTAGTACCTATAAGCTGtacttatacattatttaattagataaacgtaatgtaacaaaaaaaataattaaattatacaagttgaattttctttagtaagaattttaatagatagagctatcataagaaatattgttttttttaatccagATCAGTAGGTACATAGGTACTGTCTtccaaagtttaaataaactcTTCTGCTATATTCTTGtttatgaaattgtatttaaaagtaaatgtgACTTTTTTGATCTGCACGCAAATGAAGTTGCGGGTACAGTTAGTAAACCAAAATAAGTAAGATACCTTTATCTGCATCATGTGACAACTAAATGACCATTTGAATATAAGTCAGTGGCCGCCATGCTTTTAGATGTCATCTGGATAAGGCTCCAGGCTCCAAGGTTCGGCTTTACGGCCAAAAATGGTCTTCTACAGACCACTGCGCAGGCGCTGGGCCTTTTAA
This window harbors:
- the LOC128673394 gene encoding uncharacterized protein LOC128673394, which translates into the protein MNFEKDYTVHFNPFIGCNANYTYRTMTENRKRSREDDTCEFMPLSKRINNLHINNNLASTSVAQSQDTRLNGIATENGISSPHSSSSDSERRPSYDPGVNSSESNYFYENKLLFELHLERIQRSGQQFPF